The genomic segment ATCCCTCCCACTTTGTTGTTTCCCATTGTATCACATTGCCGCCGGTTTTGCAAGCGGCTGAAAGGAGCCTTGTATGAAACCTGTCACGCTCATCACCGGAGGATCCCGGGGCATCGGCGCCGCATGCGTCCGGATCTTTGCCGCCCAGGGACGCCGGGTCTGGTTCACCTATTATCAAAGCGAAGCCGCCGCACAGCAGCTTGCCGCCCGCACCGGTGCCGTGCCCATCCGGTCGGACGTATCGGATCCCGCATGCAATGCCGCCCTGGCAGAGCAGATTTCCGCCGCCGGCGGGCTGGAGCTGCTGGTGAACAACGCTGCCGTATCGGAAACGGAGCTGTTCCAGTGCCTGTCCCCGGAACGTGCCGCCCGGCTCTACGGGGTCAATTACCTGGGTGCGGCGGATCTGACCCGGCGGCTGATGCCCCTGCTTTTGCAGCGCCACGGTGGCTGCATCCTGAACATCGCCTCCATGTGGGGGCAGACCGGTGCCTCCTGCGAGGCGGACTATTCCGCATCCA from the Ruminococcus champanellensis 18P13 = JCM 17042 genome contains:
- a CDS encoding SDR family oxidoreductase — protein: MKPVTLITGGSRGIGAACVRIFAAQGRRVWFTYYQSEAAAQQLAARTGAVPIRSDVSDPACNAALAEQISAAGGLELLVNNAAVSETELFQCLSPERAARLYGVNYLGAADLTRRLMPLLLQRHGGCILNIASMWGQTGASCEADYSASKAALIGLTRALAKEAGPSGVRVNCISPGVIATDMNGHLSPEELQALAEETPLGRLGTPEEVAQAAAFLASEQAAFITGQVLGVNGGFLI